From Ananas comosus cultivar F153 linkage group 8, ASM154086v1, whole genome shotgun sequence, one genomic window encodes:
- the LOC109714259 gene encoding ATG8-interacting protein 1, protein MSGDEKEVEGSSSRGTDWEVVSLTASTYAAAPGPKDLDTGDEKKEKDVSKSERGSSSDLFMSEHFVFPPSEHENLPIVPDYSEIHSESEGRQVAGDVATVHETEFFDEGKGLPEGEELNLVGEEEFTLANDDSDEFDEPSQQGESPTKHAKKDEDDKYCGSGLPCESWLKRHATCLYRHAKETTTLWSVVVAAALVGLVILGQKWHREKLQLHQLKWRFNVKK, encoded by the coding sequence ATGTCTGGTGATGAGAAGGAGGTAGAAGGGAGTTCTTCTCGTGGAACCGACTGGGAAGTAGTGTCTCTCACAGCATCTACCTATGCAGCTGCTCCAGGTCCAAAAGATCTTGACACAGGAgatgagaaaaaagagaaggatgTTAGCAAAAGCGAGCGAGGATCTTCTAGTGATTTGTTCATGTCTGAACACTTTGTATTCCCCCCCAGCGAACATGAGAATTTACCTATAGTACCTGACTATAGTGAAATACATAGTGAAAGTGAAGGGAGACAAGTAGCTGGTGATGTGGCTACAGTTCATGAAACCGAGTTCTTTGATGAAGGAAAAGGTCTTCCTGAGGGGGAAGAGCTGAATTTGGTTGGTGAAGAGGAATTTACTTTAGCGAACGATGATAGTGATGAGTTTGATGAACCATCACAGCAAGGAGAATCACCTACAAAGCATGctaagaaggatgaagatgataAATATTGTGGGTCCGGTCTTCCTTGTGAATCGTGGTTGAAGAGGCATGCGACATGCTTATATCGCCACGCAAAGGAGACAACCACATTGTGGTCTGTTGTGGTGGCTGCAGCCCTGGTGGGTCTCGTGATTTTAGGGCAGAAGTGGCATCGCGAGAAACTGCAGCTTCATCAGCTCAAGTGGCGGTTCAACGTCAAGAAGTGA